A window of Excalfactoria chinensis isolate bCotChi1 chromosome Z, bCotChi1.hap2, whole genome shotgun sequence contains these coding sequences:
- the SIGLEC15 gene encoding sialic acid-binding Ig-like lectin 15, with protein sequence MREYSLFLLFVLSIFRKGVQCNSWSIHVPSDVTGELGKMVILPCTFTHPYKTFDRTLTAIWRIKEPYNGTVVFKCTSQSASELCKTAISYKNKYKLFGNPRHKDLSIRIDNLTWSDSERYFCRVEFSGDIHDKYESRNGIKLHLIASPRIINITVSSNGDHTFKARCTAEGEPAPALTWTSPHSSNLTSVTNMNHRVTKELQYLTHDGKYTCTAVNSHGRAEGTVYFYKFKASNSSFFLVLIFVPLGIKVLVLLVILCLLLFPRGSSTAPSSLAWSQPQDSTYENFDRRCGGSHSLPTEQPAARCS encoded by the exons ATGAGAGAGTAcagtctgtttcttctgttcGTCCTTTCCATCTTCAGGAAGG GCGTGCAGTGCAATAGCTGGTCCATTCATGTCCCATCTGACGTCACTGGTGAACTCGGAAAGATGGTTATTCTGCCTTGCACCTTCACACACCCTTACAAAACCTTTGACCGTACCCTCACTGCTATTTGGAGGATCAAGGAGCCGTACAATGGCACTGTGGTGTTTAAGTGCACCAGCCAGAGTGCCAGCGAGCTCTGCAAGACTGCCATCAgctacaaaaacaaatacaaactcTTTGGCAACCCCCGGCACAAGGACCTTTCCATCAGGATTGATAACCTGACCTGGAGCGACAGCGAGAGGTACTTCTGCCGTGTGGAGTTCTCTGGGGACATCCACGACAAGTATGAAAGCAGGAACGGGATAAAGCTGCATTTGATTG CTTCCCCCAGGATCATTAACATCACAGTCAGCTCCAATGGGGATCACACCTTCAAAGCCCGCTGCACTGCTGAGGGTGAACCAGCACCTGCCCTGACTTGGACCAGTCCCCACTCCAGCAACCTCACCTCAGTCACTAACATGAACCACCGTGTCACCAAGGAGCTCCAGTACCTGACACATGATGGCAAATACACCTGCACGGCTGTCAACAGCCACGGGAGAGCAGAGGGGACGGTCTACTTCTATAAATTCAAAGCATCCAACAGCTCCTTTTTCCTGGTCCTAATTTTTGTGCCTTTGGGAATTAAGGTCCTTGTTTTGCTGGTGATACTGTGCTTGCTCCTGTTCCCCAGAG GTTCTTCCActgctccatccagcctggcctg GTCACAGCCTCAGGACTCCACCTATGAGAACTTTGACCGTAGATGCGGTGGCAGCCACAGCCTGCCGACAGAACAACCTGCAGCACGATGCAGCTGA